In Prunus dulcis chromosome 2, ALMONDv2, whole genome shotgun sequence, a single genomic region encodes these proteins:
- the LOC117619026 gene encoding conserved oligomeric Golgi complex subunit 4-like — protein MEPADQPSIKFGTQEALSHVRALTDVGAMTRLLHECIAYQRSLDLDLDSLLSQRTDLDKQLLSLHSSSQVLHIVKADSDHVLANVTSTCDLADQVSAKVRELDLAQSRVKSTLLRLDAIVERGNCIDGVKQALDAQDYESAAKYVQRFIQIDSEYKNSGGSEQREQLMESKRQLESIVRRKLSEAVDQREHPTVLRFIRLYTPLGLETEGLQVYVGYLRKVIGMRSRLEFEHLVELMEQNNPTQAVNFVGCLTNLFKDIVLAVEDNDEILRGLCGEDGVVYAICELQEECDTRGSLILKKYMEYRRLPKLSSEINSQNKNLLDVGGVGSEGPDPREVELYLEEILSLMQLGEDYTEFMVSKIKGLTNVDPDLGPRATKAFRSGSFSKVVQEITGFYVILEGFFVVENVRKAIRIDEHVLDSLTTSMVDDVFYVLQSCLRRAISTLNISSVIAVLSVASSLLSNEYHEALQQKMRELNLGAKLFLGGVGVQKTGTEIATVLNNMDVSSEYVLKLKHEIEEQCLEVFPAPVDREKVKSCLSELGDMSNTFKQALNAGLEQLVATVAPRLRPVLDYVGTISYELTEAQYADNEVNDPWVQRLLHAVETNVAWLQPLMTANNYDSFVHLVLDFIVKRLEATMIQKRFSQLGGLQLDRDARALVSHFSSMTQRTVRDKFARLTQMATILNLEKVSEILDFWGENSGPMTWRLTPAEVRRVLGLRVDFKPEAISALKL, from the exons atGGAGCCGGCGGATCAACCGTCGATAAAATTCGGGACCCAAGAGGCGCTCTCGCACGTGCGAGCCTTGACGGACGTGGGAGCAATGACGCGCCTCCTCCACGAGTGCATAGCCTACCAGCGATCCCTAGATCTGGACCTTGACAGCCTCCTCTCCCAGCGCACCGACCTCGACAAGCAGCTCCTCAGCCTCCACAGCTCCTCGCAGGTCCTCCACATCGTCAAGGCCGACTCGGATCACGTGCTCGCCAACGTCACCTCCACTTGCGACCTCGCCGACCAAGTCAGCGCCAAGGTCCGCGAGCTCGACCTCGCCCAGTCGCGCGTCAAGTCCACGCTCCTCCGCCTCGACGCCATTGTCGAGCGCGGCAACTGCATCGACGGCGTCAAGCAAGCCCTCGACGCCCAGGACTACGAGTCTGCCGCCAAGTACGTGCAGCGTTTCATTCAGATTGACTCCGAGTACAAGAACTCGGGCGGCTCCGAGCAGCGAGAGCAGCTCATGGAGTCGAAGCGGCAGCTCGAGTCGATCGTCAGGAGGAAGCTCTCTGAGGCCGTGGACCAGAGGGAGCATCCTACCGTGTTGAGATTTATCAGGCTTTACACTCCGCTGGGTTTGGAGACGGAGGGCTTGCAGGTTTACGTGGGTTATTTGAGGAAGGTAATTGGGATGAGATCCAGGCTTGAGTTTGAGCACTTGGTGGAGCTTATGGAGCAGAACAATCCGACTCAGGCGGTCAATTTTGTTGGGTGTTTGACCAATTTGTTCAAGGACATTGTTTTGGCTGTTGAAGATAACGATGAGATTCTGAGAGGCCTTTGTGGGGAAGATGGGGTTGTTTACGCCATTTGTGAGCTTCAGGAGGAGTGTGATACGAGGGGTAGTTTGATTTTGAAGAAGTACATGGAGTATAGGAGATTGCCCAAGTTGAGCTCGGAGATTAATTCCCAGAACAAGAATTTGCTTGATGTTGGTGGTGTTGGGTCCGAGGGGCCTGATCCTAGAGAGGTTGAGCTCTACTTGGAAGAGATACTGTCTTTGATGCAATTGGGTGAGGATTATACTGAGTTCATGGTGTCTAAGATCAAGGGATTGACGAATGTTGACCCGGATTTAGGACCAAGAGCCACTAAGGCTTTTAGGAGTGGAAGTTTTAGCAAGGTGGTTCAGGAAATTACTGGGTTTTATGTCATATTAGAGGGTTTCTTTGTGGTGGAGAATGTGAGGAAGGCTATAAGAATTGATGAGCATGTGCTTGACAGTCTCACGACTTCGATGGTCGATGATGTTTTCTATGTTTTGCAGAGTTGCTTAAGAAGGGCGATATCCACTTTGAATATCAGCTCTGTGATTGCTGTGTTGAGTGTCGCGAGTAGCTTGTTGAGCAATGAGTACCACGAGGCTTTGCAACAGAAGATGAGAGAGCTCAATCTTGGTGCAAAGCTGTTTTTGGGTGGTGTTGGTGTGCAAAAGACTGGGACGGAGATTGCCACTGTTTTGAATAATATGGATGTCAGTAGTGAGTATGTCCTCAAATTGAAGCACGAGATTGAGGAGCAATGCTTAGAG GTATTTCCTGCACCAGTTGATAGAGAAAAAGTTAAGTCCTGTCTGTCTGAATTAGGGGATATGAGCAACACATTCAAGCAAGCTTTGAATGCTGGCTTGGAACAACTTGTGGCAACAGTGGCACCCCGCCTCCGTCCGGTGCTAGATTATGTGGGGACCATCAGCTATGAGCTGACAGAGGCTCAATATGCTGACAATGAGGTTAATGACCCATGGGTCCAAAGGCTGCTTCATGCTGTTGAGACGAATGTAGCGTGGCTCCAGCCACTAATGACTGCCAACAATTATGACTCATTTGTACATTTGGTACTTGATTTCATTGTGAAGAGGCTTGAAGCAACTATGATCCAGAAGAGATTCAGTCAACTTGGAGGCCTTCAGCTGGACAGAGATGCTAGGGCATTGGTAAGCCACTTCTCTAGTATGACTCAAAGGACTGTTAGAGACAAGTTTGCTCGTCTCACTCAAATGGCAACAATCCTCAACTTAGAAAAGGTCTCGGAGATTTTAGATTTCTGGGGTGAGAACTCAGGACCTATGACCTGGAGACTGACGCCAGCCGAGGTCAGGCGAGTTTTGGGTCTGAGGGTTGATTTTAAACCTGAAGCAATTTCCGCTCTTAAGTTGTAA